From Streptomyces sp. NBC_01754, a single genomic window includes:
- a CDS encoding ABC transporter ATP-binding protein codes for MIELDGLTKRFGNKVAVDHLSFQVRPGMVTGFLGPNGAGKSTTMRMMLDLDNPTSGSVRIDGKRYHELQEPLKHIGALLDAKSMHGGRSAYDNLLCLAQSNRIPASRVSHVLDTVGLTAVAKKKSKGFSLGMGQRLGIAAALLGDPEILMFDEPVNGLDPEGIHWIRNLMKALAAEGRTIFVSSHLMSEMALTADHLIVIGQGKLLADTTMADFIHENARSFVRVRSPERERLRDTLHSAGVVAVEVGGGALEIDGGTAERVGELAAEHRIVLHELSSQHASLEDAFMQMTAGAVEYHAHSSLDAAQLPPVGPHWGDSWDRPADPGSGSGDVTKEA; via the coding sequence ATGATCGAGCTGGACGGCCTCACCAAACGCTTCGGCAACAAAGTTGCCGTGGACCATTTGTCATTCCAAGTCAGACCAGGAATGGTGACGGGTTTTCTGGGCCCCAACGGCGCGGGCAAGTCCACCACCATGCGCATGATGCTCGACCTCGACAACCCCACCAGCGGGTCGGTCCGCATCGACGGCAAGCGCTACCACGAGCTCCAGGAACCCCTCAAGCACATCGGGGCGCTGCTCGACGCGAAGTCGATGCACGGCGGACGCAGCGCGTACGACAACCTCCTGTGTCTGGCGCAGAGCAACCGCATCCCGGCGAGCCGGGTGTCCCATGTGCTCGACACCGTCGGTCTCACCGCGGTGGCGAAGAAGAAGTCGAAGGGTTTCTCCCTCGGCATGGGGCAGCGGCTGGGAATCGCGGCCGCGCTGCTGGGTGATCCCGAGATCCTTATGTTCGACGAGCCCGTCAACGGTCTGGACCCCGAGGGGATCCACTGGATCCGCAATCTGATGAAGGCGCTCGCCGCGGAAGGCCGGACGATCTTCGTCTCCTCGCATCTGATGAGTGAAATGGCCCTCACCGCCGACCATTTGATCGTGATCGGCCAGGGGAAACTGCTGGCCGACACCACGATGGCGGACTTCATCCACGAGAATGCCCGCAGCTTCGTGCGGGTGCGTTCACCCGAGCGGGAGCGGCTGCGCGACACGCTGCACTCCGCGGGCGTCGTCGCCGTCGAGGTGGGGGGCGGTGCGCTGGAGATCGACGGTGGGACGGCGGAGCGGGTCGGTGAGCTGGCCGCCGAGCACCGGATCGTGCTGCACGAGCTCAGCTCCCAGCACGCCTCGCTGGAGGACGCCTTCATGCAGATGACGGCGGGCGCCGTGGAATACCACGCGCACTCCTCACTGGACGCGGCCCAGCTACCGCCGGTGGGACCGCACTGGGGCGACTCATGGGACCGACCGGCAGATCCCGGCTCCGGCTCCGGCGACGTAACGAAGGAAGCGTGA
- a CDS encoding cellulose-binding protein has protein sequence MSDPSSPFGFELVRRGYDRGQVDDRITKLVADRDSALARITSLEKRIEELHLETQNAQAQVNDAEPSYAGLGARVEKILRLAEEEAKDLREEARRAAEQHRELADSAAQQVRNDAEAFASDRKAKAEDEGVRIVEKAKGEAGALRTEAQKDAQQKREEADALFEETRAKAAQAAADFETNLAKRREQSERDLASRQAKAEKRLAEIEHRAEQLRLEAEKLRTDAERRARQTVETAQRQAEDIVADANAKADRIRSESERELAALTNRRDSINAQLTNVREMLATLTGAAVAAAGSPVEDESRGVPVQQTR, from the coding sequence ATGAGCGACCCTTCCTCCCCCTTCGGCTTCGAGCTCGTGCGACGTGGATACGACCGCGGTCAGGTGGACGACCGCATTACCAAACTCGTCGCCGACCGTGACAGTGCCCTCGCACGCATCACCTCCCTGGAAAAGCGCATCGAGGAACTGCACCTCGAGACGCAGAACGCCCAGGCCCAGGTCAACGACGCCGAGCCGTCGTACGCAGGGCTCGGCGCGCGCGTCGAGAAGATCCTCCGCCTCGCCGAAGAGGAGGCGAAGGACCTGCGTGAGGAGGCCCGTCGGGCCGCCGAGCAGCACCGCGAGCTGGCCGACTCGGCCGCCCAGCAGGTGCGCAACGACGCGGAGGCCTTCGCCTCCGATCGCAAGGCGAAGGCGGAGGACGAGGGCGTCCGCATCGTCGAGAAGGCCAAGGGCGAAGCCGGCGCACTGCGCACCGAGGCACAGAAGGACGCCCAGCAGAAGCGCGAGGAGGCCGACGCCCTCTTCGAGGAGACCCGCGCCAAGGCCGCCCAGGCCGCCGCGGACTTCGAGACGAACCTGGCCAAGCGCCGCGAGCAGTCGGAGCGCGACCTCGCGTCCCGTCAGGCGAAGGCCGAGAAGCGTCTGGCCGAGATCGAGCACCGGGCCGAGCAGCTGCGCCTGGAGGCCGAGAAGCTCCGTACGGACGCCGAGCGCCGGGCCCGCCAGACGGTGGAGACCGCGCAGCGCCAGGCCGAGGACATCGTGGCCGACGCGAACGCCAAGGCCGACCGGATCCGCAGCGAATCGGAACGCGAACTGGCGGCGCTCACCAACCGCCGCGACTCGATCAACGCCCAGCTGACCAACGTCCGCGAGATGCTGGCGACGCTGACGGGTGCCGCGGTGGCCGCCGCCGGCTCCCCGGTCGAGGACGAGTCCCGCGGGGTACCGGTTCAGCAGACCCGCTGA